ATCGCGACCGCGTCCCCGCGGATGGTCGCGATCGCCCTCGCCGGATTCGACTACCTGGTCGACATGCACACGAAGCGCAGCGGCGGCTCGGAGCCGGAGCTGTTCTACGCGCGGGCCGCCGTGCTGCATGCCGCGCGCGCGGCGCACATCGATGCCTTCGACGTCGCGTACGGCAACGTGAACGACGACGAGGGTTTCCTCCGGGAGGTCAAGATCGCGAAGGAGCTCGGGTTCGACGGCAAGTCGTTGATCCACCCGAAGCAGATCCCCCTGCTGCACGCAGCCTACGCACCGACGCCGGACGAGGTGGATCATGCGAAGCGCGTTCTCGCCGCCGCGGACGAGGCACATCGCAAGGGACTGGGAGTGGTGTCACTCGACGGCAAGATGATCGACCCGCCGGTGATCGATGAGGCGGAAATGACTCTGCAGATCGCCGCGGCCTCCTGACAGGAACTTCAGGTCGAATAAAGGAAGATGGCCATGAACACGAACGATGCCCTGGCACGACTGAAGACGCAGGATCCCGAGCTCACCTCGTTGCAACCGTTCGCAGGGGCCAACGCGGAGACGCCCTATCTCTCGAGCGCCGACACCAAGCTGCACCGCAAGCTGTGCAAGTCGCTCGAAGAGGCGATCCGACGCTCGGGGCTCGCGGACGGGATGACCATCTCCTTCCATCACGCCTTCCGCGAGGGCGACAAGGTGATCAACCAGGTCGTCGATACGCTGGCGCGGCTCGGCTTCAAGAACCTGACGCTCGCGTCGAGCTCGCTGCTCAACTGT
The Candidatus Eisenbacteria bacterium genome window above contains:
- a CDS encoding aldolase/citrate lyase family protein; the protein is MKLRRSMLFVPGDNAAMLSTTFVFKPDSIMFDLEDAVSPREKDSARLLVYQALRHPAYREIETVVRVNELNTEFGLKDLEAAVRGGAHIVRLPKTETAEDIHQLEAHVARIEKACGRPSGDTKLMAAIESASGVVNAVAIATASPRMVAIALAGFDYLVDMHTKRSGGSEPELFYARAAVLHAARAAHIDAFDVAYGNVNDDEGFLREVKIAKELGFDGKSLIHPKQIPLLHAAYAPTPDEVDHAKRVLAAADEAHRKGLGVVSLDGKMIDPPVIDEAEMTLQIAAAS
- a CDS encoding citrate lyase subunit alpha, giving the protein MNTNDALARLKTQDPELTSLQPFAGANAETPYLSSADTKLHRKLCKSLEEAIRRSGLADGMTISFHHAFREGDKVINQVVDTLARLGFKNLTLASSSLLNCHDPLLAHIESGVITQIYTSGLRGKLAEAVSNGVMKRPVHIHSHGGRVHLLQTGELKIDVAFLGVSCCDEFGNANGSHGKLACG